The genome window CAAAACCTAATCAAATCGATTTTCATACCGGGCGCAGGTTGACGGGCAGGACACAATCAACCAATCCTCCGGTTTATAAGAATTGCCTTAATCGGGCAGATGCCAAAGGGACGGAAGCGATCATGACCAAGAAGACCGGAGATGAACACGCCATCGACATTTCTCTGCTGCATCTGAGTGATGCTCATGAATTCGCGCCGCTGCTTGCCAGCTATGCCCAGGCCTTGAAACGCGGTGCGCCGCGCCGTCCGGACGATTACTATGCGGAAAACCTCCTGCGTGACCGCGCTGCGGAAATCGCCGGTGCGCGTCTGGACGGTCATCTCGTCGGCTTCGTCATCTTCTACGATCTTCCCGAGCCGGTTTCCGGCATGCGCGCCGGTCAGGTGGACCATATCTATGTGCATCACGATCACCGTGGCAAAGGCATTGCCAAGGCCCTGATCGATGTCCTCGCCGACAAGGCGGAGGAGCGCGGCTGGACCAAGCTCTCGCTCAATGCGCCGCGCGTGCCGGAGGACGGGCGCAAACTCTACGAACAGGTCGCGGCGCCGGCCGACTGGACGAGCTTCATCATACGGTTCGGTAACCAATAGGAGCAGATCAACGCAGGGTAGCCGCAACATCAGCGGCATTCTGCGGGCGACTTGGTTTGTCGCATACCAACAGCGATAAAATGAGCCAGAATAGTGCAATCGGAACGTTATTCGGACAGACTCACTCAAATATTTTTTTGCACCACACAGTGCCGGAAATTTGCCCTTACGAGGCCGGTTTGCATGCTTTAAACGATTGAATTTTAAGCAGAAACCTTAATGACTTGCTATTGTGACCAATTCGCCGCATGAGGGGGCGGAATGGGGCTTTGACGCAGTGCAAAAACCGGATTAAAACCCTTCTAAATTGCCTCTATCCAGCCTTTTCGGCCCTGCCCGTCTAACCAGATGCGGCGCTAATCTTGGGGACGCCATGAGCAAGACAAATCTACACGCAAACCGGCCATTGTCGCCGCATTTGCAAATCTACAAGCCAATCCCAACCATGGTCATGTCCATCGTCCACCGGATCACCGGCTCGGCGCTCTATGTTGGCACATTGCTGGTTGCCTGGTGGCTGATTGCGGCGGCGACGAATGAGGAATATTTCAATTTCGTCAACGGGATTTATGGTTCCTGGTTCGGCCGCCTGGTGCTGCTCGGCTATACCTGGGCTCTCATTCACCACATGATCGGCGGCATACGCCACCTGATCTGGGATACGGGTCGGGGCCTGGATAAGGACACGACCACGAAAATGGCCTGGGCTTCGCTCATTCTTTCCGTCGCTCTGACGATCCTTGTCTGGATCGCCGCATTCACAATAGCTTAAAGGAGGCGGAAATGAGCGATATGCGCACGCCGCTTAAGAAAGTTCGCGGACTTGGTTCCGCGAAGGAGGGCACGGATCATTTCTGGCGTCAGCGGCTGACGGCGCTGGCCAATATCCCGGTGATGCTGTTTTTCATCGGGCTGATCCTGTCCCTGCATGGTGCTGGCTTTGCCGAGACAAGGTCAGCCCTCTCCCACCCGCTGACAGCCCTGGTTCTCCTGATGATGATCATCTCCGGTCTCTATCATATGCGCCTCGGCATGCAGGTGATCATTGAAGACTACGTACACGGCGAAGGCACGAAGATCGTGCTGTTGATGCTCAATACATTCTTCGCTCTGGCGGTTGGCATTGTCAGCGTCTTTGCGATCCTCAAGCTGAGCTTCGGAGTTTAAACTCTATCATGGCACCAACAGAAAAAATCGGCGGCAAGGCCTATACATTCGTCGACCACAAGTTCGATGTGGTCGTGGTCGGGGCCGGAGGCGCTGGCCTGCGGGCAACGCTCGGCATGGCCGAGCAGGGCCTGAAGACCGCCTGTATCACCAAGGTCTTCCCGACCCGCTCGCACACGGTTGCGGCGCAGGGCGGCATTGCCGCCTCGCTCAGCAATATGGGGCCGGATTCCTGGCAATGGCACATGTATGACACCGTCAAGGGTTCCGACTGGCTCGGAGACACCGACGCGATGGAATATCTGGCGCGCGAAGCGCCGGCA of Phyllobacterium zundukense contains these proteins:
- a CDS encoding GNAT family N-acetyltransferase — encoded protein: MTKKTGDEHAIDISLLHLSDAHEFAPLLASYAQALKRGAPRRPDDYYAENLLRDRAAEIAGARLDGHLVGFVIFYDLPEPVSGMRAGQVDHIYVHHDHRGKGIAKALIDVLADKAEERGWTKLSLNAPRVPEDGRKLYEQVAAPADWTSFIIRFGNQ
- the sdhC gene encoding succinate dehydrogenase, cytochrome b556 subunit produces the protein MSKTNLHANRPLSPHLQIYKPIPTMVMSIVHRITGSALYVGTLLVAWWLIAAATNEEYFNFVNGIYGSWFGRLVLLGYTWALIHHMIGGIRHLIWDTGRGLDKDTTTKMAWASLILSVALTILVWIAAFTIA
- the sdhD gene encoding succinate dehydrogenase, hydrophobic membrane anchor protein: MSDMRTPLKKVRGLGSAKEGTDHFWRQRLTALANIPVMLFFIGLILSLHGAGFAETRSALSHPLTALVLLMMIISGLYHMRLGMQVIIEDYVHGEGTKIVLLMLNTFFALAVGIVSVFAILKLSFGV